In a single window of the Diospyros lotus cultivar Yz01 chromosome 10, ASM1463336v1, whole genome shotgun sequence genome:
- the LOC127811023 gene encoding actin-related protein 2/3 complex subunit 2B, which translates to MACFERASPALKDILLRLHRAKRPMELDHHLHEFGSVEYHIQSSASDPYITYLSISTPLLSHGALLSHELPHSTIEMVKGISSDVVKIIEPAREGYQLTLRLDLDKIPRGKGSVKMITEISTVQAAMLSSQLKEMLMNVGSQEAFQGMYRPIKLIYHPREPFYVVKQPAKITAVFPMRFKDDSDVIIATAFFQELMDVGSSKAWAKAPPCIWSPIPPPELRGEPIEDLSTNGGFVAFDISSHHLEGKRVDKTVWSLLNFYAFVKYHVKSTRGFIQRRMRSRMDSLVEVLQKASMEEDQRVKKVQGCRHMKKLVGFTRSKTARRRCGFANKIKRIRSRIKICRFDRFHRMSIPKFSSKTKYRKLD; encoded by the exons ATGGCATGCTTTGAGAGAGCATCACCAGCACTGAAGGATATTCTGCTCAGACTGCACAG AGCCAAAAGGCCTATGGAGCTTGATCATCACTTGCATGAGTTTGGGTCGGTGGAATATCACATTCAG TCTTCAGCATCTGATCCATACATCACATACTTGTCGATATCGACCCCATTGCTCTCTCATGGAGCCCTGCTCTCACATGAGCTACCACATTCAACTATAGAGATGGTAAAAGGAATTTCTTCAGATGTTGTGAAGATTATAGAACCTGCAAGAGAAGGATACCAGCTTACTCTGAGACTCGACCTCGATAAAATTCCACGTGGCAAAG GATCTGTGAAGATGATCACAGAAATTTCCACGGTACAAGCAGCAATGCTAAGCTCTCAGCTGAAAGAAATGTTGATGAATGTTGGTTCCCAGGAAGCATTTCAAGGAATGTACAGACCAATCAAGCTAATTTATCACCCAAGAGAGCCATTCTATGTCGTCAAACAG CCAGCAAAAATTACTGCAGTATTCCCAATGCGTTTCAAAGACGATTCAGATGTGATAATTGCGACAGCATTCTTTCAG GAACTCATGGATGTGGGAAGTTCGAAAGCATGGGCTAAAGCACCTCCTTGCATCTGGTCCCCCATTCCACCTCCTGAATTAAGAGGTGAACCCATTGAAGACTTGAGCACCAATGGAGGATTTGTCGCTTTTG ATATTTCGTCGCATCATCTTGAAGGCAAAAGGGTAGACAAGACCGTGTGGAGCCTTTTAAACTTCTATGCCTTTGTAAAATATCATGTGAAG AGCACTAGAGGTTTCATACAGAGAAGGATGAGAAGCCGCATGGATAGCCTGGTTGAG GTCCTGCAGAAGGCAAGCATGGAGGAAGATCAACGTGTAAAGAAGGTCCAAG GATGTAGGCATATGAAGAAACTAGTTGGTTTCACAAGATCCAAGACAGCACGACGAAGATGTGGTTTCGCCAATAAGATCAAGAGAATCCGCTCCAGAATCAAAATCTGTCGGTTTGATCGTTTCCATAGAATGTCAATCCCCAAGTTttcttcaaaaacaaaatacagaAAACTAGACTAG
- the LOC127811983 gene encoding heterogeneous nuclear ribonucleoprotein 1-like isoform X2: MDSDQGKLFIGGISWETDEDKLKDHFGLYGEVLQTVVMRDKTNGRPRGFGFVVFSDPSVLDRVLREKHVIDGRMVEAKRALSREDQQISSRSGNSSNARSYGGGGNFRTKKIFVGGLPPTITEEGFRQYFEIYGNVSDVVVMYDQQTQRPRGFGFISFDSEDAVDRVLHKQFHDLDGKQVEVKRALPKDANPSGGGRSSANTASSGGGGAYQGYGASGGNSGSYDGRADSNSGYGGTNPGYGGPHGGAYGNPNVPSPGYGGGPPGAPRNSWSSQTPSGYGAVGYGNASPWGTPNASGGGPGTGGPMTAATAQSPGGPSGYGNQGYGYGGYGGADGSYANQAAYGAVGGRAGSVPNSNASAGGGGGELQGGGYMGGSYGDVNVNAGYGIPGWRSDPSQTSGNYGVQVNGAHGAHLGYGGAPTRQAQQQ; this comes from the exons ATGGATTCGGATCAGGGGAAGCTCTTCATCGGAGGGATATCGTGGGAGACGGACGAGGATAAGCTCAAGGACCATTTCGGGCTCTATGGCGAGGTCTTGCAGACGGTGGTGATGAGGGACAAGACAAATGGAAGGCCTAGGGGTTTCGGTTTTGTCGTCTTTTCAGATCCTTCCGTTCTTGATAGAGTTCTGCGGGAGAAGCATGTAATCGACGGTCGAATG GTTGAGGCTAAGAGGGCTTTATCTAGAGAGGATCAGCAGATTTCCTCCAGATCTGGGAACTCTAGTAATGCTAGAAGCTATGGAGGTGGCGGAAATTTCAGGaccaagaaaatatttgttgGAGGCTTGCCACCTACAATAACTGAGGAAGGGTTTCGTcagtattttgaaatttatggTAATGTTAGTGATGTCGTAGTCATGTATGATCAGCAAACCCAGCGACCTCGTGGGTTTGGATTTATTTCCTTTGACAGTGAGGATGCAGTTGATAGAGTTCTGCACAAGCAATTCCATGACTTAGATGGTAAGCAAGTGGAAGTGAAGCGGGCTCTTCCCAAAGATGCCAACCCTAGTGGTGGTGGCCGTTCCTCAGCTAATACTGCATCTAGTGGTGGAGGTGGTGCTTATCAGGGTTATGGCGCTTCTGGTGGCAATTCAGGTTCATACGATGGTCGTGCCGATTCCAACAG TGGTTATGGTGGTACCAATCCAGGATATGGTGGCCCTCATGGTGGGGCCTATGGAAACCCAAATGTTCCTAGTCCTGGTTATGGAGGTGGTCCACCAGGTGCCCCTCGAAATTCGTGGAGCTCTCAGACTCCTTCTGGGTATGGGGCTGTGGGGTATGGAAATGCTTCTCCTTGGGGTACCCCTAATGCAAGTGGTGGTGGTCCTGGTACCGGTGGGCCCATGACAGCAGCCACAGCTCAGTCTCCAGGTGGACCTTCAGGATATGGGAACCAAGGTTATGGTTATGGTGGATATGGAGGGGCTGATGGTTCATATGCAAATCAAGCTGCATATGGTGCTGTTGGAGGTCGAGCTGGCAGTGTTCCAAATAGCAATGCTTCTGCTGGGGGTGGTGGTGGAGAGCTGCAAGGTGGAGGCTATATGGGTGGTAGCTATGGTGATGTGAATGTAAATGCAGGGTATGGAATTCCAGGATGGAGGTCTGACCCCTCTCAAACTTCTGGAAATTATGGGGTTCAGGTAAATGGAGCTCATGGTGCACATCTTGGTTATGGCGGTGCTCCTACTCGACAGGCTCAACAACAGTGA
- the LOC127810955 gene encoding protein PROTON GRADIENT REGULATION 5, chloroplastic-like has protein sequence MAAASISAAGLKCSSFHGGWGTSMAGEDYAALAKSATSSGSVRVGKPARLQPVMKNVNEGKGLFAPAVVVTRNIIGKKRFNQIRGKAIALHSQVITEFCKSIGADAKQRQGLIRLAKKNGERLGFLA, from the exons ATGGCCGCCGCTTCCATTTCTGCGGCTGGATTGAAGTGCTCGAGCTTCCATGGCGGCTGGGGAACCTCCATGGCGGGCGAGGACTACGCGGCGCTGGCCAAGTCAGCGACGAGCAGCGGCTCTGTCAGGGTTGGGAAGCCGGCGAGGCTGCAGCCGGTGATGAAGAATGTGAATGAAGGGAAGGGCTTGTTTGCTCCAGCAGTTGTTGTCACTCGCAATATCATTGGGAAGAAGAGGTTCAATCAGATAAGAGGCAAAGCCATTGCTCTGCACTCCCAG GTGATCACGGAGTTCTGCAAGTCAATAGGAGCAGATGCAAAGCAAAGACAGGGACTGATCCGATTGGCAAAGAAGAATGGAGAAAGGCTGGGCTTCCTTGCTTGA
- the LOC127812194 gene encoding uncharacterized protein LOC127812194 isoform X1, producing the protein MGCFLACFGFSKKRGRRKLANKLLSEHHSHGSYQPLDSDVSVSPTKFDISGNPNSSESEFSSKGKGRSSLRIKKKVSFNLNVKAYEPLPNPDFSSHLSDSDDERCLEKKEDSGASETSNYPPGHRYQNCRDSFDEEDGIELEDSDNNGDDSDENDEDYDSADDGRMSQEEELAMESENRVESVELDREMKRVELNFKAARDRNQYVVSVLNPVENLTQWRAVKARAAAAPPPVKKENIPSPTLNYKPNHNQPRPVMAEITVDASLSNWLISTKTESINTVPIKHKQVNQL; encoded by the exons ATGGGATGCTTTCTTGCCTGTTTCGGCTTCTCGAAGAAGCGAGGGCGCCGGAAGCTGGCCAACAAACTCCTGTCCGAACACCAT AGCCATGGAAGCTACCAGCCTCTGGACTCTGATGTTTCCGTTTCCCCCACCAAATTTGACATCTCAGGGAACCCCAATAGCTCCGAGTCTGAATTCAG TAGTAAGGGGAAGGGGAGGTCAAGCCTGAGGATCAAGAAGAAAGTAAGCTTCAATTTGAACGTAAAGGCCTACGAGCCACTGCCAAATCCTGATTTCAGCAGTCACTTGTCAGATAGCGACGACGAAAGGTGtctagagaagaaagaagattcAGGGGCATCAGAGACGAGCAATTATCCCCCGGGTCATCGATACCAGAATTGCAGGGACAGCTTTGACGAAGAGGATGGCATAGAGCTCGAGGACAGCGACAACAATGGTGATGACAGCGATGAAAACGATGAGGATTACGATAGTGCTGACGATGGAAGAATGAGCCAAGAAGAAGAGTTAGCAATGGAATCAGAGAACAGGGTCGAATCTGTTGAATTGGATCGAGAAATGAAGAGAGTTGAATTGAATTTCAAGGCAGCCAGAGACAGGAACCAGTATGTGGTTTCTGTGCTGAACCCAGTTGAAAATCTCACTCAATGGAGGGCAGTAAAAGCCAGAGCAGCAGCAGCACCACCACCAGTGAAGAAGGAGAACATTCCATCACCAACTTTGAATTATAAACCAAACCATAACCAGCCAAGGCCTGTAATGGCAGAGATTACAGTTGATGCCAGCCTGTCAAACTGGTTGATTTCAACCAAGACAGAATCCATCAATACGGTTCCAATCAAACACAAGCAAGTAAACCAATTGTGA
- the LOC127812194 gene encoding uncharacterized protein LOC127812194 isoform X2 — protein sequence MGCFLACFGFSKKRGRRKLANKLLSEHHSHGSYQPLDSDVSVSPTKFDISGNPNSSESEFSKGKGRSSLRIKKKVSFNLNVKAYEPLPNPDFSSHLSDSDDERCLEKKEDSGASETSNYPPGHRYQNCRDSFDEEDGIELEDSDNNGDDSDENDEDYDSADDGRMSQEEELAMESENRVESVELDREMKRVELNFKAARDRNQYVVSVLNPVENLTQWRAVKARAAAAPPPVKKENIPSPTLNYKPNHNQPRPVMAEITVDASLSNWLISTKTESINTVPIKHKQVNQL from the exons ATGGGATGCTTTCTTGCCTGTTTCGGCTTCTCGAAGAAGCGAGGGCGCCGGAAGCTGGCCAACAAACTCCTGTCCGAACACCAT AGCCATGGAAGCTACCAGCCTCTGGACTCTGATGTTTCCGTTTCCCCCACCAAATTTGACATCTCAGGGAACCCCAATAGCTCCGAGTCTGAATTCAG TAAGGGGAAGGGGAGGTCAAGCCTGAGGATCAAGAAGAAAGTAAGCTTCAATTTGAACGTAAAGGCCTACGAGCCACTGCCAAATCCTGATTTCAGCAGTCACTTGTCAGATAGCGACGACGAAAGGTGtctagagaagaaagaagattcAGGGGCATCAGAGACGAGCAATTATCCCCCGGGTCATCGATACCAGAATTGCAGGGACAGCTTTGACGAAGAGGATGGCATAGAGCTCGAGGACAGCGACAACAATGGTGATGACAGCGATGAAAACGATGAGGATTACGATAGTGCTGACGATGGAAGAATGAGCCAAGAAGAAGAGTTAGCAATGGAATCAGAGAACAGGGTCGAATCTGTTGAATTGGATCGAGAAATGAAGAGAGTTGAATTGAATTTCAAGGCAGCCAGAGACAGGAACCAGTATGTGGTTTCTGTGCTGAACCCAGTTGAAAATCTCACTCAATGGAGGGCAGTAAAAGCCAGAGCAGCAGCAGCACCACCACCAGTGAAGAAGGAGAACATTCCATCACCAACTTTGAATTATAAACCAAACCATAACCAGCCAAGGCCTGTAATGGCAGAGATTACAGTTGATGCCAGCCTGTCAAACTGGTTGATTTCAACCAAGACAGAATCCATCAATACGGTTCCAATCAAACACAAGCAAGTAAACCAATTGTGA
- the LOC127812194 gene encoding uncharacterized protein LOC127812194 isoform X3 — translation MPLSISIFLCFCGFLCSSKGKGRSSLRIKKKVSFNLNVKAYEPLPNPDFSSHLSDSDDERCLEKKEDSGASETSNYPPGHRYQNCRDSFDEEDGIELEDSDNNGDDSDENDEDYDSADDGRMSQEEELAMESENRVESVELDREMKRVELNFKAARDRNQYVVSVLNPVENLTQWRAVKARAAAAPPPVKKENIPSPTLNYKPNHNQPRPVMAEITVDASLSNWLISTKTESINTVPIKHKQVNQL, via the coding sequence ATGCCTCTATCAATTTCGATTTTCCTTTGTTTCTGTGGGTTTCTGTGTAGTAGTAAGGGGAAGGGGAGGTCAAGCCTGAGGATCAAGAAGAAAGTAAGCTTCAATTTGAACGTAAAGGCCTACGAGCCACTGCCAAATCCTGATTTCAGCAGTCACTTGTCAGATAGCGACGACGAAAGGTGtctagagaagaaagaagattcAGGGGCATCAGAGACGAGCAATTATCCCCCGGGTCATCGATACCAGAATTGCAGGGACAGCTTTGACGAAGAGGATGGCATAGAGCTCGAGGACAGCGACAACAATGGTGATGACAGCGATGAAAACGATGAGGATTACGATAGTGCTGACGATGGAAGAATGAGCCAAGAAGAAGAGTTAGCAATGGAATCAGAGAACAGGGTCGAATCTGTTGAATTGGATCGAGAAATGAAGAGAGTTGAATTGAATTTCAAGGCAGCCAGAGACAGGAACCAGTATGTGGTTTCTGTGCTGAACCCAGTTGAAAATCTCACTCAATGGAGGGCAGTAAAAGCCAGAGCAGCAGCAGCACCACCACCAGTGAAGAAGGAGAACATTCCATCACCAACTTTGAATTATAAACCAAACCATAACCAGCCAAGGCCTGTAATGGCAGAGATTACAGTTGATGCCAGCCTGTCAAACTGGTTGATTTCAACCAAGACAGAATCCATCAATACGGTTCCAATCAAACACAAGCAAGTAAACCAATTGTGA
- the LOC127812196 gene encoding uncharacterized protein LOC127812196 — translation MERKGKDFNNAISSSKHKPQVDVDPGKVELNGDPEEDSETVSLLPSRRGGLSKNSSKPRLKVQWNDKDGNNLAEVVEFQPSDASDSDDEDSDSCICVIL, via the exons AtggagagaaagggaaaggatTTTAATAATGCGATAAGTAGTTCTAAGCACAAGCCCCAGGTTGATGTGGATCCAGGGAAGGTTGAATTGAATGGAGATCCAGAAGAGGACAGCGAGACAGTGTCCTTGTTGCCGTCTAGGAGAGGTGGGTTGTCCAAAAATTCTAGCAAGCCACGTCTGAAGGTGCAGTGGAATGATAAAGATGGGAATAATCTTGCAGAGGTAGTGGAGTTCCAACCAAG TGATGCGAGTGACTCTGATGATGAGGATTCAGATTCGTGCATCTGTGTCATATTGTAG
- the LOC127811983 gene encoding heterogeneous nuclear ribonucleoprotein 1-like isoform X1 — translation MDSDQGKLFIGGISWETDEDKLKDHFGLYGEVLQTVVMRDKTNGRPRGFGFVVFSDPSVLDRVLREKHVIDGRMVEAKRALSREDQQISSRSGNSSNARSYGGGGNFRTKKIFVGGLPPTITEEGFRQYFEIYGNVSDVVVMYDQQTQRPRGFGFISFDSEDAVDRVLHKQFHDLDGKQVEVKRALPKDANPSGGGRSSANTASSGGGGAYQGYGASGGNSGSYDGRADSNRYMHSQNTGGFPPYGSSAFSAPGYGYSPASNSMGYGGYSGYGGTNPGYGGPHGGAYGNPNVPSPGYGGGPPGAPRNSWSSQTPSGYGAVGYGNASPWGTPNASGGGPGTGGPMTAATAQSPGGPSGYGNQGYGYGGYGGADGSYANQAAYGAVGGRAGSVPNSNASAGGGGGELQGGGYMGGSYGDVNVNAGYGIPGWRSDPSQTSGNYGVQVNGAHGAHLGYGGAPTRQAQQQ, via the exons ATGGATTCGGATCAGGGGAAGCTCTTCATCGGAGGGATATCGTGGGAGACGGACGAGGATAAGCTCAAGGACCATTTCGGGCTCTATGGCGAGGTCTTGCAGACGGTGGTGATGAGGGACAAGACAAATGGAAGGCCTAGGGGTTTCGGTTTTGTCGTCTTTTCAGATCCTTCCGTTCTTGATAGAGTTCTGCGGGAGAAGCATGTAATCGACGGTCGAATG GTTGAGGCTAAGAGGGCTTTATCTAGAGAGGATCAGCAGATTTCCTCCAGATCTGGGAACTCTAGTAATGCTAGAAGCTATGGAGGTGGCGGAAATTTCAGGaccaagaaaatatttgttgGAGGCTTGCCACCTACAATAACTGAGGAAGGGTTTCGTcagtattttgaaatttatggTAATGTTAGTGATGTCGTAGTCATGTATGATCAGCAAACCCAGCGACCTCGTGGGTTTGGATTTATTTCCTTTGACAGTGAGGATGCAGTTGATAGAGTTCTGCACAAGCAATTCCATGACTTAGATGGTAAGCAAGTGGAAGTGAAGCGGGCTCTTCCCAAAGATGCCAACCCTAGTGGTGGTGGCCGTTCCTCAGCTAATACTGCATCTAGTGGTGGAGGTGGTGCTTATCAGGGTTATGGCGCTTCTGGTGGCAATTCAGGTTCATACGATGGTCGTGCCGATTCCAACAGGTATATGCATTCTCAGAATACTGGAGGGTTTCCTCCTTATGGTTCTTCTGCATTTAGTGCTCCTGGTTATGGGTATTCTCCAGCCAGTAACAGTATGGGCTATGGTGGTTACAGTGGTTATGGTGGTACCAATCCAGGATATGGTGGCCCTCATGGTGGGGCCTATGGAAACCCAAATGTTCCTAGTCCTGGTTATGGAGGTGGTCCACCAGGTGCCCCTCGAAATTCGTGGAGCTCTCAGACTCCTTCTGGGTATGGGGCTGTGGGGTATGGAAATGCTTCTCCTTGGGGTACCCCTAATGCAAGTGGTGGTGGTCCTGGTACCGGTGGGCCCATGACAGCAGCCACAGCTCAGTCTCCAGGTGGACCTTCAGGATATGGGAACCAAGGTTATGGTTATGGTGGATATGGAGGGGCTGATGGTTCATATGCAAATCAAGCTGCATATGGTGCTGTTGGAGGTCGAGCTGGCAGTGTTCCAAATAGCAATGCTTCTGCTGGGGGTGGTGGTGGAGAGCTGCAAGGTGGAGGCTATATGGGTGGTAGCTATGGTGATGTGAATGTAAATGCAGGGTATGGAATTCCAGGATGGAGGTCTGACCCCTCTCAAACTTCTGGAAATTATGGGGTTCAGGTAAATGGAGCTCATGGTGCACATCTTGGTTATGGCGGTGCTCCTACTCGACAGGCTCAACAACAGTGA